A stretch of the Acidobacteriota bacterium genome encodes the following:
- a CDS encoding methyltransferase domain-containing protein → MPRPSSASVPGWLAALEARHLASLRFPEVSRALRALSSAYVERRDRLARGAALDGGGKRAAFALFYGPLHFLTIRHIVSSLPAPRGPIDTLVDLGCGTGAAGAAWALALGPRTRVHGVDRHQWAVAEADWTYRQLGLRARVTRADAGRVRLPTRRTALLAGWLVNEVSDDTRAAWLDRWLEAAMRGATILVVEPIARAAVPWWPTWAEAFVHAGGRADEWRFPADLPDIVRRLDRAAGLSHAELTARSLWLDGSR, encoded by the coding sequence ATGCCCAGACCCTCGTCGGCCAGTGTGCCCGGCTGGCTGGCTGCCCTCGAAGCCCGTCACCTCGCCTCGTTGCGCTTCCCGGAGGTCTCGCGGGCGTTGCGCGCGCTGTCGTCGGCCTACGTCGAGCGGCGCGATCGGCTCGCCCGCGGAGCGGCGCTCGACGGCGGTGGGAAGCGGGCGGCGTTCGCGCTCTTCTACGGTCCGCTGCACTTCCTCACGATCCGCCACATCGTGTCGTCGCTCCCTGCCCCTCGCGGCCCCATCGACACCCTCGTCGACCTTGGCTGCGGCACGGGCGCGGCGGGTGCAGCCTGGGCCCTCGCGCTCGGGCCGCGAACCCGAGTGCACGGCGTCGACCGCCACCAGTGGGCCGTCGCCGAGGCCGACTGGACCTATCGGCAACTCGGCCTGCGCGCGCGCGTCACCCGGGCCGATGCCGGGCGCGTGCGGCTTCCAACCCGCCGGACGGCCCTCCTGGCCGGCTGGCTGGTGAACGAGGTCTCCGACGACACACGGGCGGCGTGGCTCGATCGCTGGCTCGAGGCCGCGATGCGTGGGGCCACGATCCTGGTGGTCGAGCCGATTGCGCGCGCCGCGGTGCCGTGGTGGCCGACCTGGGCCGAAGCCTTCGTTCACGCGGGCGGACGCGCCGACGAGTGGCGATTCCCGGCCGACCTCCCCGACATCGTCCGGCGGCTCGACCGGGCGGCCGGGCTGTCGCACGCCGAGCTCACGGCGCGGTCGCTGTGGCTCGACGGCAGCCGGTAG